The nucleotide sequence aatatataaaatatcatataaaatatgacgAATATGTCTATactatgttttttttcttttttataatctctattcgtatgtacaaaaataataaaaaatattaaagaaaaataataagaaatatttataaatataaaaattaaaattcataaatataaacgtaaatgtaaCATAGCATCGTCAATTTGCCGACTCGAGACCACGGTCGTATACACAGGTCTGGAAACCAAGTCAAATTTCAGTGGTGGGGGGTAGTCCGCTTAgagttgtaaattttatgtctCTGACCGCCACTACGCGTCGCTTTTGGTTATGGTACCTGGTTAAAATGAAGCGCGTGaataacctaacctaacctgcTCGCTCCTCGCTCCTGCTAGTAAAGCCTGGTAAAGCCAGGGCCATCGTTGATCGTCGATGAAGCGCGGAAAGCTCCACTCCTCGTCGGTTCTGTTGTTCGGCGGATCGTGCGtgtttaatatcattaataccACGTGCGATTGTGTGATACTGTGCGATATAATGACTAAATCGTGCGCGGTGCCAATGTGCAAATCGCGAATTATTCAGCAAAGAAATGTTCGTTGTTTAAAGTGCCGTCAAATATtgaacaatgtaaaaaatggaTTGCTGCGATTCCGGGCATTGTTGATCTGAAGCCGTCGCAATTCGTTTGCGAGAAGCATTCGAAGAACATCACATCCTCAAGAAATGGGTGAAATACGATAATGATCGGATTATCGCCGAAGTAAgtttaatgataattacattttttctatgttttaattatattataattatatatacaaatttgacTTGCGTGACTATTTacataagtaaatattttgattcgtTCTTGCTGGGTTAACTTTCAAATGATTTTGTTACTTCATTGCATGTTTATTGAAGGCTCCTTACATGCGCACTCGACTCCATCCGTTGGCTGTTCCTTCAAAATTTGACTGTCAGAGAAAGGTAGAAAATATCGCCACTGCTAGGGATTGTTCAATTGCATCAGTGCAGagcataattatttctctttggACGAGCCCTCGATGAATACAACGGTCGACGAATCTTGCAATGAGAAAAAGCCTTCTTTCGTACAATTACACAGAACACAGTACCGTAGATTGGCACAACAATGGGATCAGTTAGGAATGTGCATGCAACACAATTTAGAACAGCAGATTCAAGCGCGAAACCAGTCCGGTGTATCTGAAGACGCACTAAAGGAATTCTCCATGATGTTCAAGCACTTTGACAAGGACAAGAGTGGCCGTCTGAATCATCAAGAATTTAAATCGTGCCTGAGAGCTTTGGGCTATGACTTTCCTATGATGGAAGAAGGACAGCCCGATCCGGAATTCGAGAACATATTAGGTTTTgttgattttaattcttgtGTTATTTCCGGTTACATTATTTCGAACCATCTATTTTTTaacacgatattattattcgcaGACATCGTGGATCCTAATAGAGACAGCTATGTATCGCTGCAAGAATACATGGCGTTTATGATCAGCAAGGAAACGGAGAACGTGCAGAGCTCGGAGGAAATAGAGAACGCTTTCCGAGCAATCACTGCAGCAGATCGGCCGTACGTCACAAAGGAGGAATTATATGCTGTAAGTATTGCAAATACTATTGAATATTCAGAAATATAAGTTACAATGTTCCTACAATCACGAagaatgcaatttatattcgttaatcgttttttttttctttttcagaacCTCACAAAGGAGATGGCCGATTATTGCGTTGCCCGTATGAAACCTTATGTAGATCCCAAGTCGGAACGACCGATAACAGCTGCGTTggattatatagaatttacgCGTACTCTTTTCcagaattaattatgaattcacatacatatgcatattatattatttttccaagtttattaaactataattGCATAAAGAGCACAGAGCGCTGCTatgtttatctttaaaaactaTGGTTGATTGATATACCTATTAATCACTAGAGTTATCTAGAGCATTTACAGAAATTGAGATTTTCTTTCTAAACTGGTTgatagagaatatatataaagaatatatttgtgttgTGTATGTTAGAATGCTTTTTCCTAacgtatatattcttatatgcTTTTGATATATCGCATTATTTAATCTTCAAATcctaaactttaaaatataaaattctattttaactAGTTCTTTGAAACTCTTTCACGTTGTTCTTcgaaataaatgcatttaatatattatattaaattttattcaataaatatataaaaacatatatggcgtattttttaattcttgcgTATGAGATtgcgtaaattttttataggtaattacaatattttttctttatcttatttaGTAAGCAtatatggaaaataatatgaaataaatattgcataaatcaCGTTGCATTTTATTGAGCAACTGAATTTACAACCATTTGAGACTTCTCTTGAATTATTTGTTCAGCACGGTACACTTTCCGGATGTTAAAAAGTCTCTAGCCATTTTGAACAAAGTATAGTAATgtataattcattataatgtaaatgcggaggtacaaaaataataggCGCGACCCCACAGACGTACGCGCTAATGGAAGACGAAAATAAAGCTCGTCTTAATCGTTGGTTAAAATCGGTTCTCAAAGTGGACACTTCTGCTCTAATGGCCGATGCGCAGGGCGCTTGCGCTATGCGAACCAGGACCATAACACGCAGCGCAGCCCTTGTGGCCACAAGCCAAATAAATTCTCACACGCTAAGCGAACCATCCCCACCACCTTCGTTTCCAGACCTGTGTATACGACCGTGCTCGAGACTCGGTactcggcgagacacgagaggcgatacccgaaatgcgtggTATAGCCGGAGCGTGCTAAGCGGCAACGCCGACAATGTCACAGCTCAAGAGAAAaggagacagcagatcgtatgtctgtccctctctccccgttcgaagcttgccgagtgccgagcgTCAGAGGAGCGCGAGCGGCTTGCGCGACtagcatatcccctccatctgagtagttcggacacgaaccatagcacgggcacgaacccatgtatcgttaccCGAGTTCTCTCTAgattaccgagcgtaacgccgtagttgacgtccactttctcagagggcagaTTAGGACAGGCGTCCCCCGAAACGgggatggccgctctcaggtttctctctgattATAACCTCAACTGGTCGTGCGTCGTGCCAGCTCCTGCGGGAAATCTCCTGCGATCGTAGTCGCCAATTTCTAATCTTCTCGATTTTGTTCAGCGAAAATCAACTCGAGAAAATCAAAGCGTTTGACATGTACGACGGTACTGGACAGCaaccatatatttttaagcaaatCTGCCAGTTATTACGCTTCGCAAATATATGACGCGACAAGTCGACTTGTTTCATCCGCGTGCCGCGTATTTGCCGCGGTAAAGCAAATGAAACACATCCAAGTCTGAAATGAAATAAAGGGaggtgtatataaaaaattaacggcAAACTTTTATGTCATTTGTGCAAGCGTCACGATTTTCGTGTCTTTTAACGCCTGAAAATGAGATGGGAATATAATTGAGAATTACGGAGGGAAGGAAGAAAGATGAGAAAGTGCAAAAGGTACAGCAACGAAGAACGAATTCCCAGACAACacaatgtccaaaatcggaATATTAGaggtttttttaaacatcatATCATAAAATGTCTTAAAAATGTCTTTAAGATGTCTGTCTGGGTTGGCTAATGATAACAAATGACATCATTCCTCATTCCCTGAACCTGAACCCTGAACTCAAACTTTTAGATGGCGCAAAGTGCGAATTAATTAGCCTAGAAGAGTTCGACGGTTCTCCGATCGATTACCTAGTGGACCTAACCTCAACCTGGTGCCGCTACGATGTTGGTCCGCTTGCCGGCGGACCGCAGTCTCGCGAGTTCGCGTCGATCGTCGATCGTTCCCCGCGGCCGGGAGGCGAGTCGCGCGgccgcgtcgtcgtcgcgtccAGGAAAATCCGGAAGAAACCCAGCCGGAGGCTCGCACGCACCGGCACCGGCCGAGATTTTCAATTGGCGCATTAACCTCGTCCCGATGTCACGCACGTTATGACGTAGACGGTAGGGGATACCGCAATCGGGAAGTCTACTACCATGAGCAGGCTTAGATTAGGGTCAGAGTACATCCCGCTGACGGAGGGCGACATGTCGAAGGTCCGCCTCGTCGTGCCGTTCTCCCGAGTGGCGTGGTTCACCGTGTTCCTGCCCTTCCTGGCGTTCGTCTTTTGCGTCGCCTGGTCGGTCCTCTACAACTTCGAGCACTCCACCTCCACTCATTGCCAGGTATGTACGATTGTTTAATCGGCCGCGCAGCGAGATAACCACGGCTGTTTTAATGTTCTTCCTAATGGAAATCGAAGCTAGAGTATCTTACGTAACTCTCGGAACGAGCGGCGGCACTTATGATAAGTTTCTAGAGGAGTGGTCTTTTAAAAAGATTCAATTACGTGATTCAGCAcgtttttcgaaataaacgtTTCTTACGTATAAGTGAAAAGTTGTTACAAAGCTTAGACaactttgtaaattataaagtataacttttataaagttttgtataaattcatggaaaatataactttgttctttttttcatgcaatttctaggtatacaattttttaccatCTATCTCGGCGGCCATAGGTCACTATAGGCCTCAGAGAGATGTCTGGAAGACTGCTATAGCACTGCAAGCGATAGTGAGAACCTTGGTGTTTACGCTGTATTATCGTTACTACAAGGAACATGTTTACAAATGGGCACAATATCTAAGTAATATCGCGCTCGTTATGTACGCCATTGAAAATACTTCTCTGGTGACACTGAGCTTTTGGACTTCCGACGAGAATTACGGTATGCAAACGCATGCGTCTGagaatttgcataaatatacgTATGAATATTTAGGCGTAGCGCGTGATACGGTATGATTAATGTGCTTATGTCTTGCTTTTCTTACAGCATTCCATAAGATGTCTTTCATAACTTTTTTGATGACGTCGTTTATACACATGTTCTTAGCGTATTATATTATGAAGAGCTGCGTGAATATTGCAAAAGGCTTGAACGATACTTCCTTGAAGTGGAAACGGAGATCAATGATGTTAAATGTGTTATCTATACTAATAGCGTGTTACTTCTTTTATAGGCATAATAAATACTGCGAACCTTTAGGTAAGATATTAATCGacattcttattattatacgtaGCTGGCTTTTTTAGTTTACGTTATCTTAGGGAACCGAACATATAATTTCAGTGTATTCAATGTTCGCCTTGAGCGAATACGGAGTTGTGCTCTCAAACATGGGATATCATCTAACCGCCGCATTGGATTTTGCTACTACGCACCTTATGCTATCAGGAAACAGACTAagaattatctaaaaattttttaatcacttttacatAAGCATATGTGAtaattgttacatatatttcaactttattgtatattactGTACATATTATTCGTGTCTGAAATCTTTGTGTATTATATCCGAgtattggaaaataatttattagatagtttatacaaaaatataatttgtagcTTTTAGGAAGCATGAACGCATTACACAGATATTAATGCcagatatatttatcaatatttgtaGCAgagcacatttttttaaggcACTTTAATTAATGCTAAAAAGTGAGAAGAGCAtagaattttgtatataatcttttttgcTATTATCTTATCACAAGttgtttcttaaatatttactgcTATAACGACTAAAacattaatgtataaaaaaaaaggtataatatacagatatatatttttcgagataattgcttaatacaaaattatatgacaTGTAGAAAGTCTCTTTGGGAATCTTCTTTTTAAATGCTTGTTCTGTTTCGCATTTCACATTTGTGCGATTAGACGATTATGTACATCaacatacattaaaatttgaagTCGCGGTCGAGTTTGTCGGCGATAAATTTCGCTATCGCCATAGAACTAGTTGCAGCTGGCGATGGCGCGTTCCGGCAGTGTAATACTCTGCTTCCGATCGTACCAGTGCCTCCGTCGAAAACAAAATCGTCGACCAGCTTGCCGTCTTTGTCCAGTGCCTGTGCTCTTACGCCCGCCGGTCCTCTGTTAACGATTACGAaagagaattttatgaaaataaacacAGCGTAAAATATACTGACCTTTTCACATCTCTGTATGTAACTTCGGGAATAAATTTCTGAAGGTCCTTCACAGCCAACGGATAGAAGATTGATTTTATCATCTCCATGCAACCTGGTACGAAGTATCGGAAGCATAGTTTGTATAAACCAGGGAATTTTGCCATCTCTATGCAGTCTCTTACGTTTATATCAAACCAACTGGAAGAGAATCGATTTTAACGTCGTAAAATCTGTGTcttctaaatattttcgtgactatataaataatagacaTGTATCTAGATCTCTTGCGATACTTGCAAATGTTATTCAATCGTGTAggtttaagtaaataatatttttgcaataatcaATACCTATAGCCTTCTCTAGCGAACGCGAGAACAGCGTTAGGACCCAACCAGATATCGCCGTTCACTCTCGGCGTGAAGTGCACGCCCAGGAATGGGAATCGGGGATCGGGCACCGGATACACATTGGTCGTGCAGAGATGCCGTTTGTTGTCGTTTAACAGAAGGTACTCGCCGCGAAACGGTACTATTCGCGGACTTAAATCGCAGCCCGTCATCACCGCCAGTCGATCTGAATGCAGACCAGCGCACGTCAGCACGTATTTCGTTGGTATGCACTTCAAGAAGAAAAAAGccaaaatattagataatcaACGCGACAGTACGTAATAAGATACGGTTTATGTGGGAAGATCATACTTTGCTTTTCGATTGAACGGATATGGGAGCTAGTTGACTCTTCCCTTTCGATTCCGCCATCTCCGTGAATCCGTTTACTtcgaaattgagaaaaatttcgCCTCCCATCTTTTGAAAATCTTCGGCAAAAGATTTACACACAACCGCCCAATCGACTATACCAGTCCACGGTGACCATATAGCCTTTTCTCcctaaaaataagataattcaattattagCTTTTAATTGTCGCACTTTTTATACACAGCTATAGATTCTTCATGtaacgtattaaaaataaaattaaaatataaaagacgatagcacataaattaaatttttatttaaaaagatatttattaatatatatccgATAGAAAGAATTTACGTGATTAAAACTTGgtttagtaaatttttaacacattAATATCGCGAATTTTTCTATGCAATTCAACACGATTATTCTTTTCTGTTTATACCTTGCATTTGGGTTCGTATTTCGAAATGCAGTCTTTCTCAACAATCTGTAAATCGGGCACTTTGTTTTTTGTTCCTCTATCGAAGAGATCGTCTATCCTCTTGACTTGAGTCGGATTCTGGGCGACAATCAGCTTGCCGACCTTCTTATGAGGTATGTTATTCTTGCAAAAGTACTCGTACGATAGCTTCAGGCCTTCTACACAAAGTTTCGCCTGCAAACAAGTCTCGCTGTCAGATCACGGACGTTTTAACACTCTAATCGTGCAATGTTAAATGAAAACCAATCCTGAAAATATTGCGaggataattaatttcttatgcaagttaatataaaacaatgtttttgttatttttggaCCGAAGACTGAATGTATTGTTTCTCGCATCGAAAGGACCGATCGGTTTATATCCCGTGGCGAATGAAAATCATCATTAACCGTCTTCACTTCTTACTATTAATCTTATCACAGGTCTTATCAAAATAACTGCGCGAAGAAGTTAACACGTTCA is from Temnothorax longispinosus isolate EJ_2023e chromosome 10, Tlon_JGU_v1, whole genome shotgun sequence and encodes:
- the L2hgdh gene encoding L-2-hydroxyglutarate dehydrogenase, mitochondrial — its product is MRTNVITSLTKRVAPQLNYLSRYRSTASTCTTYDLVIVGGGIVGCATAREMIMRHPNMKMAIVEKENALARHQTGHNSGVVHAGIYYTPGSMKAKLCVEGLKLSYEYFCKNNIPHKKVGKLIVAQNPTQVKRIDDLFDRGTKNKVPDLQIVEKDCISKYEPKCKGEKAIWSPWTGIVDWAVVCKSFAEDFQKMGGEIFLNFEVNGFTEMAESKGKSQLAPISVQSKSKCIPTKYVLTCAGLHSDRLAVMTGCDLSPRIVPFRGEYLLLNDNKRHLCTTNVYPVPDPRFPFLGVHFTPRVNGDIWLGPNAVLAFAREGYSWFDINVRDCIEMAKFPGLYKLCFRYFVPGCMEMIKSIFYPLAVKDLQKFIPEVTYRDVKRGPAGVRAQALDKDGKLVDDFVFDGGTGTIGSRVLHCRNAPSPAATSSMAIAKFIADKLDRDFKF
- the LOC139820958 gene encoding post-GPI attachment to proteins factor 2, translating into MSRLRLGSEYIPLTEGDMSKVRLVVPFSRVAWFTVFLPFLAFVFCVAWSVLYNFEHSTSTHCQVYNFLPSISAAIGHYRPQRDVWKTAIALQAIVRTLVFTLYYRYYKEHVYKWAQYLSNIALVMYAIENTSLVTLSFWTSDENYAFHKMSFITFLMTSFIHMFLAYYIMKSCVNIAKGLNDTSLKWKRRSMMLNVLSILIACYFFYRHNKYCEPLVYSMFALSEYGVVLSNMGYHLTAALDFATTHLMLSGNRLRII
- the LOC139820538 gene encoding spectrin alpha chain-like yields the protein MNTTVDESCNEKKPSFVQLHRTQYRRLAQQWDQLGMCMQHNLEQQIQARNQSGVSEDALKEFSMMFKHFDKDKSGRLNHQEFKSCLRALGYDFPMMEEGQPDPEFENILDIVDPNRDSYVSLQEYMAFMISKETENVQSSEEIENAFRAITAADRPYVTKEELYANLTKEMADYCVARMKPYVDPKSERPITAALDYIEFTRTLFQN